The sequence GGCATCGTCGCGTCGTCGAGCACGGCATAGCCCTGGAGCAGGAAAAAGAGGTGTGAATAACTTCCGATCTGCGTGAACCGATTCGTCGAACCCGCGACTTGTCCGGCGGTCGAAGCATCGGTGAATTCGAGCGGATACGCCCAGACGACGGTCGGAAGCCGCGTCCCTTGTTTGTAATTCGGCGGCAAATAGAGCGTGAACGAGAGATCGACGCCGTCGGCGCGCTTGTATTTTACGAGCTGTTTCGTGATCCCGCGCAGTTGCGGCGCCGGATCCTTGAATTCGGTAAACTGACGATCGTAAACCGCGAGACATTCTGTCTTCGGCGGACAAACCTGGCGGAGACGAAGATTCGGCGGCTCGGTCGTCGATTCACGACGCGTGATGAACTGCGTCCCGTTGTCGTTCTGGAGAGCAACAAACGTTTCATAAGACGTCGTGTCCGAACGGAAGACCTCTTCGAACTTCAGCGTCTGCAGATTCATCCGGCGCAGAAACGGCCGATCGCCTTCGGGCGAAGCGCCGGCGCCGGTCAGGAAGATATCGTCCCCGTCCTGATGCATAACCGCGAAACCGTTCGCGAGACGTTTCGTCAGCGGTTGGCCGATGTCGCCGTAGCGATCGTTGACGCTGAGGTCGGAGATGAGCCGCGGCGTGCCCGGATTACGGTAATCGACCGCGAAAACGCGTCGGCGCTGGGAGTCTCGATTGTAGTCGTAGAAGAACATCAGCCCGTCGCGCTCGCCGAAAACGCGGCCCATAAGACGCTGTTCGATTTTGAACATCTCGGCCGGCGCACCATTGAACGGGGCGTCGATGCGAACCAGACGGTCGCGCTGCGCGACCTTTTTGCGCGGGTCGCCGTCGTCGAGCGCTTCGGCCCAAACGAGCGACGCGCCCTCGGTCGGAATCCATCCGTAGCTGCGCGGTCCGACGGGAACGCCCTGCGCGGGCAGGTTGTCCTGGAGCGGGATGCTCGCCACCTTGTAAACCGACTTGCCGTTCAGATCCCAGACTTCGACTTCCTTCGGAAAGCGGTTGAACGGGAAAAGATAAGAGAACGGTCGCTTGATGCGCGACGTCAGGATGTATTTTCCGTCCGGCGAAACGTCGCCGTTATCGAAGATTCCCGGCGCTCCGATGTTCTTGATCTTGCCGTCGAGGCTTACGACGGCAATCTGCGACGTCGCGTAATACTCGAACAGTTTTTCATCGTTGGGCGATTTGAGAAGATCCTGAAACGTCTGGACGACGCCTGTCTTTCCGGCCGTTTCCTGCATATTCGGAGACGTCGGAACGAGGTTCTGATACGCCGGCGCCGGACCCCGGTTCGCCGGAACAAGGCTGACGATCAGATGCTTCTGGTCGGGCATCCAGTCAAACTCGCCAAAAGCGGTGTTGACCTGCACGCCGTCGATCTTGCGGGCCTTGGCGGTCGCGGTTTCGACGATCCAGAGTTCGATTCCGGTCGGGGTGATATTGCCGACCGCGATGAATTTGCCGTCGCCGCTCCACGTCGGCGAAATGATCTTCGCTCCGGCGGGCAAGGCGACCGCGGTTTCCTTGCCGTCGGCGATGCTCTTGAGCGTCAGTTTGACGAAATACGGCTGTCGATGCTGCGAATTGCTGTTCGGATTGATACGCAAACCGGCGATCCGGAGCATCGGTTCCGCAAGTTCGGCGATCGGCGGATAGCGCAACGGTTCGAGCAACGCGACGCGGTCCTTTGCGGGGCTGACCGAGGTCGAAGGGATCGCCGGTGCATTGAGAACGTCGAGGATCTCCTTCGGCGGTTTCTTGTATTGCGCGTCGGCGGTTACCGCGATCGCGAGAATGGCCAGCACCAAAGCGGCCAGGTAATTCATCTTTTTCATTTCAAACTCCTGGGTTAATCGATTCTGAAAGTTATCTTGAAGACTGCGGATTCGCGGCGCCGGGCGTAGGCGCGCGGCATCAGAACCCGGACAACATAAGTTCCGCTTCTTTCAAGC is a genomic window of Acidobacteriota bacterium containing:
- a CDS encoding S9 family peptidase — encoded protein: MKKMNYLAALVLAILAIAVTADAQYKKPPKEILDVLNAPAIPSTSVSPAKDRVALLEPLRYPPIAELAEPMLRIAGLRINPNSNSQHRQPYFVKLTLKSIADGKETAVALPAGAKIISPTWSGDGKFIAVGNITPTGIELWIVETATAKARKIDGVQVNTAFGEFDWMPDQKHLIVSLVPANRGPAPAYQNLVPTSPNMQETAGKTGVVQTFQDLLKSPNDEKLFEYYATSQIAVVSLDGKIKNIGAPGIFDNGDVSPDGKYILTSRIKRPFSYLFPFNRFPKEVEVWDLNGKSVYKVASIPLQDNLPAQGVPVGPRSYGWIPTEGASLVWAEALDDGDPRKKVAQRDRLVRIDAPFNGAPAEMFKIEQRLMGRVFGERDGLMFFYDYNRDSQRRRVFAVDYRNPGTPRLISDLSVNDRYGDIGQPLTKRLANGFAVMHQDGDDIFLTGAGASPEGDRPFLRRMNLQTLKFEEVFRSDTTSYETFVALQNDNGTQFITRRESTTEPPNLRLRQVCPPKTECLAVYDRQFTEFKDPAPQLRGITKQLVKYKRADGVDLSFTLYLPPNYKQGTRLPTVVWAYPLEFTDASTAGQVAGSTNRFTQIGSYSHLFFLLQGYAVLDDATMPIVGDPLTVNDTFIKQVVDAAQAAVDKAVEMGVTDRDRVGVGGHSYGAFMTANLLAHSDIFRAGIARSGAYNRTLTPFGFQSERRSFWEAKELYQNVSPFFFANKINEPVLMIHGEADNNQGTFPIQSERLFAAIQGNGGTARLVMLPLESHGYSARESIETVLAEQVEWFDKWVKNAKPR